The following proteins are encoded in a genomic region of Paenibacillus sp. FSL H3-0469:
- a CDS encoding recombinase family protein, with protein sequence MKIAYGRVSTKEQNVERQLLKFRELGIEERFVFVDKQSGKDFDRPRYQAMRLMLREGDLVYVDALDRLGRDYDGIITEWKYITREIGADIVCLDNEILFDSRKFKTMGDFGKVMEDQFLSLLAYVAEQERKKNRSRQAEGIEVARTEGVTFGRPKHEIDNTFIEVYEAWKSGEFTATEAMRRIGMKKPTFYRRVKEYENTL encoded by the coding sequence TTGAAGATCGCATACGGAAGAGTTTCAACAAAGGAGCAAAATGTAGAGCGTCAGCTTTTGAAGTTCCGGGAATTAGGGATTGAGGAACGGTTTGTTTTTGTGGATAAGCAGAGCGGCAAAGATTTTGATCGTCCACGTTACCAGGCGATGCGGCTCATGCTGCGGGAAGGGGATCTGGTGTATGTGGATGCCCTGGACCGGCTAGGCCGGGACTATGACGGCATCATTACGGAGTGGAAGTATATCACGCGCGAGATCGGGGCAGACATTGTATGCCTGGATAACGAAATACTGTTCGATTCCCGAAAGTTTAAGACAATGGGCGACTTCGGGAAAGTCATGGAGGATCAGTTTCTTAGTCTCCTGGCATACGTGGCGGAACAGGAACGGAAGAAGAACCGTTCAAGGCAGGCAGAAGGCATTGAGGTAGCTAGGACGGAAGGGGTCACTTTTGGCAGACCCAAACATGAGATTGATAATACATTCATTGAAGTATATGAGGCGTGGAAATCTGGAGAGTTTACTGCAACGGAAGCGATGAGAAGGATCGGGATGAAGAAGCCGACTTTCTATCGAAGGGTGAAGGAGTATGAGAATACTTTATAA